Proteins encoded within one genomic window of Lactococcus garvieae:
- a CDS encoding glycosyltransferase family 2 protein yields MLMLMEQEDLLVSVIIPCYNVENFVEVSLKSVLKQTYRNLEIIIINDGSTDRTLEILEEFKRLDSRISLISQENKGQSVARNKGISLASGKYLCFIDSDDFIQQDMIEVLLTQALKEGSDIISCGVRRYNLKKDSTTYFPLYTESALIQINSYTQDNVMGAFLKGEGFNRGPVATLYCSSLFDGIRFETGRLHEDNFFNYQMFSKAQKATAIAYDAYFYVDNFSSSTKSKFTLRHIDKITEEQKILKEVLKHYPHYKNVEKNNLAVRYCWVFTKLFRDSTIRELLHGKVRYNIEEIKKYYKEDEKEFFKSGGVSLKWRFLLKGFTKLPALLLLPFYKIITSILKLFSKLKRLKDKK; encoded by the coding sequence ATGCTTATGTTAATGGAACAGGAAGATTTATTAGTTTCGGTAATTATACCTTGCTATAATGTGGAAAATTTTGTTGAAGTTTCTCTTAAGAGTGTATTAAAGCAAACTTACCGTAACTTAGAGATTATTATTATTAATGATGGGAGTACAGATAGGACTTTAGAAATTCTAGAAGAATTTAAAAGACTAGATTCACGTATTAGCTTAATATCACAAGAGAATAAGGGACAGAGTGTTGCAAGAAATAAAGGAATTTCCTTAGCCAGTGGTAAATACTTGTGTTTTATTGATAGTGATGATTTTATACAACAAGACATGATTGAAGTTCTACTTACACAAGCATTAAAAGAAGGCTCCGATATTATAAGTTGTGGAGTAAGACGTTATAATTTGAAGAAAGATTCTACTACTTATTTTCCATTGTATACAGAAAGTGCCCTCATACAAATCAATAGTTATACACAGGATAATGTTATGGGAGCTTTCTTAAAAGGAGAGGGATTTAATAGAGGGCCAGTTGCGACTTTGTATTGTTCTAGTTTATTTGATGGTATTCGTTTTGAGACAGGTAGATTGCACGAGGATAATTTTTTCAACTATCAGATGTTTTCCAAAGCTCAAAAAGCCACAGCAATTGCTTATGATGCTTACTTTTATGTTGATAATTTTAGCAGTTCTACAAAATCGAAATTCACTTTGAGGCATATTGATAAGATAACTGAAGAGCAAAAGATTTTAAAGGAAGTCTTGAAACATTACCCTCACTATAAGAATGTAGAAAAAAATAACCTTGCTGTACGCTATTGTTGGGTATTTACAAAATTATTTAGAGATAGCACAATAAGAGAATTATTACATGGTAAGGTTAGATATAATATAGAAGAAATAAAAAAGTATTATAAAGAAGACGAAAAAGAATTTTTTAAAAGTGGGGGGGTATCTTTAAAATGGAGATTTTTACTAAAGGGGTTTACCAAATTACCAGCGTTACTTTTGTTACCATTCTATAAAATAATAACATCAATTTTAAAGTTATTCAGTAAACTGAAAAGATTAAAGGATAAAAAATGA
- a CDS encoding DUF2142 domain-containing protein: MMKNIIENKISKIYLILALTFGVIISLAMPFFNEPDGQYHFMVSSAITRHTVDISRYGEPKVGTGMNMQKNSYQNGKRFEKYYLTKATIMSPLQSPRGLDLDNKLSYNYLGHIIPAIGIWIGHRVYSSLGVMITFGRLFSMFVYTMAMYFIIKKVKFGKLTFMLVSLSPVIMNQFSSLSYDGLGYIVTAAIVALAINTIAEKSFDKRSLLYMFILAVSSIFLIKPNLLLANLLFPVALVYVKLEENKQEALLHSLSRKRKFNPKFSLIKKYKYLFIGAGAIFAFLAVLHMASSSGGLLEVMARIWMSLTFQFFNTMSTTNVINLLVAPYPGFNYMPPWLIGLWFGLLFIGLLVDKKVYKSKFISLSSLGIIVLGVVSVYYGFLYSGSLVSSFGVRFGIQGVQGRYSTPLLLILPLVFSNEKIKLKVLGYHKVVLLMIFAVVISNFLLVFNTLWAMIYV, encoded by the coding sequence ATGATGAAAAATATTATTGAAAATAAAATTTCTAAAATTTATTTAATACTTGCTCTCACTTTTGGCGTGATTATTTCTTTAGCGATGCCGTTTTTCAATGAGCCTGATGGGCAGTATCATTTTATGGTTTCTAGCGCTATAACGCGTCACACAGTAGATATATCACGTTATGGAGAGCCTAAGGTAGGTACAGGTATGAATATGCAAAAAAATTCATATCAAAACGGCAAAAGGTTCGAAAAATATTATTTGACAAAAGCAACAATTATGTCACCTTTACAATCTCCTAGAGGTTTAGATTTAGATAATAAGTTAAGCTATAATTACCTTGGACATATTATTCCCGCAATCGGAATATGGATTGGGCATAGAGTCTATTCCTCTTTAGGGGTCATGATTACATTTGGTCGTTTATTCTCGATGTTCGTTTATACTATGGCTATGTATTTCATTATAAAAAAAGTTAAATTTGGAAAATTGACTTTCATGTTGGTTAGTTTAAGCCCTGTGATTATGAACCAATTTTCTAGTCTTTCTTATGATGGCCTAGGATATATTGTTACGGCTGCGATAGTTGCGCTTGCAATAAATACAATTGCGGAGAAAAGTTTTGATAAGCGTTCACTTTTGTATATGTTTATTTTAGCTGTCAGTTCAATCTTTTTAATTAAGCCTAATTTATTGCTAGCCAATTTACTTTTTCCTGTAGCATTAGTTTATGTGAAGCTCGAAGAAAACAAGCAAGAAGCGTTATTGCATAGTCTAAGCAGAAAGAGAAAATTTAATCCAAAGTTCAGTTTAATTAAGAAGTATAAATATTTATTTATAGGAGCAGGTGCTATTTTTGCTTTCCTGGCTGTACTTCATATGGCATCATCGAGTGGAGGACTCCTTGAAGTAATGGCTAGAATCTGGATGTCACTAACGTTCCAATTCTTTAATACAATGAGTACAACGAATGTTATTAACCTTCTGGTGGCCCCTTATCCTGGCTTTAATTATATGCCCCCTTGGCTTATAGGATTATGGTTTGGGTTATTATTCATAGGACTTTTAGTTGATAAGAAAGTATACAAATCTAAGTTTATTAGTTTAAGCAGTCTCGGGATCATTGTTCTAGGTGTTGTTTCAGTTTATTATGGATTTTTGTACTCCGGAAGCTTAGTCTCGAGCTTCGGAGTTAGGTTTGGTATTCAGGGAGTTCAGGGAAGATATTCTACACCTTTACTACTTATACTTCCCTTAGTATTTAGTAATGAGAAAATTAAGTTAAAGGTCTTAGGTTATCATAAAGTAGTATTGTTAATGATTTTTGCAGTTGTTATATCAAATTTTCTACTAGTATTTAACACTTTATGGGCAATGATTTATGTATGA
- a CDS encoding polysaccharide pyruvyl transferase family protein: protein MKEAKKMKKSVKLFYFANNNMGDELSKIIVEELFNLEVERERPIFSDMFAIGSILGGMVFSKKSPFLGVAKTILGFFDRKPLYIWGTGFITDQIEGPFFYRKNIRFNALRGKLSHQKVEKILGKSIDPVYGDAGILASKLIVDKSKITKKYKWGIIPHYVDKEHLAVKNLEKNLEKSFVIDVMLPPKEVIQQIAECDYILSSSMHGLIIADSFNIPNHHILISDKVIGDNFKFKDYYSAFGLEHSFTNVAKDDHVIFSDEFMKEKYKITEKMVEKMKKDMEDAFPQQLIL, encoded by the coding sequence ATGAAAGAGGCTAAAAAGATGAAGAAAAGTGTGAAATTGTTTTATTTTGCTAATAATAATATGGGGGATGAGCTCAGTAAAATTATTGTGGAAGAATTATTTAACTTAGAAGTTGAAAGAGAAAGACCCATTTTTTCAGATATGTTTGCTATAGGAAGTATTTTAGGAGGAATGGTTTTTAGTAAAAAATCTCCTTTTTTAGGGGTAGCAAAAACTATTTTGGGTTTTTTTGATAGAAAGCCTCTCTATATATGGGGAACAGGATTTATAACTGACCAGATTGAAGGCCCCTTCTTTTATAGAAAGAATATTAGGTTTAACGCTTTACGTGGTAAATTATCACATCAAAAGGTAGAAAAAATATTAGGGAAAAGTATCGATCCCGTGTATGGAGATGCTGGTATTTTGGCATCTAAATTAATAGTAGATAAGTCTAAAATCACTAAAAAGTATAAGTGGGGAATTATTCCACATTATGTAGACAAAGAGCATTTAGCGGTAAAAAATTTAGAAAAAAATTTAGAAAAATCGTTTGTAATTGATGTTATGCTTCCCCCTAAAGAAGTTATCCAACAAATTGCGGAATGTGATTATATTTTATCAAGTAGTATGCATGGTTTAATTATTGCAGATTCTTTTAATATCCCTAATCATCATATTTTAATATCTGACAAAGTTATTGGTGACAATTTTAAGTTTAAAGATTATTATTCTGCTTTTGGGTTAGAGCATTCGTTCACAAATGTTGCTAAAGATGACCATGTTATATTTTCAGATGAATTCATGAAAGAAAAATATAAAATAACAGAAAAAATGGTAGAAAAAATGAAGAAGGATATGGAAGATGCTTTTCCACAACAACTTATTTTATAA
- a CDS encoding alpha-1,2-fucosyltransferase, which produces MKKIILNASGRLGNQLFQYGFAKKVQNNLGGKILINFNDIEAKDKEFPNQNWEDSLKGFRVEYEKISLPKKEFIISFFSVKQKLLILIHFILVRTIFKAENFKTYENLNTLSKKYANFLYRNALYMFPILSGAYAPSTKDEAFLNGKFEVAHYFEEVSDELKAEIVPKAPPLEQNIPFLNIIGSSQSVCITIRRGDYLSDKNSTNFFHCDEKYFDKGIKIIKSKVKNPVFFFFSDDLDYAREFAQAYLSKNDKYYIELPGNPIWEKLRIMSACKHFIISNSTFSWWAQFLGKNPDKIVIGPKTWFPPKSEYNGDALLQDTWIKI; this is translated from the coding sequence ATGAAAAAAATTATATTGAATGCGAGTGGCCGCCTCGGTAATCAACTTTTTCAATATGGATTTGCTAAGAAAGTACAAAATAATCTGGGTGGAAAAATCCTAATCAATTTTAACGATATTGAAGCTAAAGATAAAGAGTTTCCTAATCAAAATTGGGAAGATAGTTTGAAAGGATTTCGAGTAGAATATGAAAAAATTTCTTTGCCTAAAAAGGAGTTTATAATTTCTTTTTTTTCTGTAAAACAAAAACTTTTAATATTAATTCACTTTATTTTAGTTCGAACAATATTTAAAGCGGAAAATTTCAAAACATATGAAAATTTGAATACTCTTAGTAAAAAATATGCTAATTTTTTGTATAGGAATGCCTTATATATGTTTCCTATATTATCAGGAGCTTATGCGCCTTCTACAAAGGATGAAGCTTTTTTAAATGGAAAGTTTGAAGTTGCTCATTATTTTGAAGAAGTTTCTGATGAATTAAAAGCAGAGATCGTACCTAAAGCACCTCCTCTAGAACAAAATATACCTTTTTTAAATATTATTGGAAGTAGCCAAAGTGTTTGTATAACTATTCGTAGAGGTGACTATCTCTCTGATAAAAACAGTACGAATTTTTTTCATTGTGATGAAAAATACTTTGATAAGGGAATTAAGATTATAAAAAGTAAAGTTAAGAATCCGGTTTTCTTTTTCTTTAGCGATGATCTTGATTATGCCAGAGAATTTGCACAGGCATATTTAAGTAAAAATGATAAATATTATATAGAATTACCCGGAAATCCAATATGGGAAAAATTAAGAATAATGAGTGCATGTAAGCACTTCATTATTTCTAATTCTACTTTTTCTTGGTGGGCACAGTTCTTAGGTAAAAATCCAGATAAAATTGTTATTGGTCCAAAAACTTGGTTTCCGCCAAAATCCGAGTATAATGGGGATGCTCTATTACAAGATACTTGGATAAAGATTTAA
- a CDS encoding glycosyltransferase, whose amino-acid sequence MKKVTFAVGDLRMGGSMRVQSVIANNLDKEKYDITVFSMRKVKSYFHLDPEIIYSKNAITNNQFRGILVKTGIQKYILRQPVDMTVVPNAKMINDLVKYVKDNRIETLVLVEQWAVVAKELKEQLPATKLIAWLHLNVTIYESFLYGKSYAKLKKSYEYCDLICVLTQEDRDTLISNGFDKVKVMHNPLTIEQHNEKADLESKKISFVGRIDYHHKGLDYLLEVAQQMSDEWSIEIAGKGMLFEEKRFSREIKKKGLDKKIHWYGAKTGEDLKKHFQDSSIFISTSRFEGFPLVFAEAMSFGLPVLAMKNSGSEEVLNKGEYGILVDQGDTCDFTKKLKQLQETMDLKVKYGTLSKKRSEMFSIDKIITLWEEILDY is encoded by the coding sequence ATGAAGAAAGTAACTTTTGCTGTTGGAGATTTACGTATGGGTGGTTCTATGCGAGTACAGAGTGTAATTGCCAATAATTTAGATAAAGAGAAATATGATATTACCGTGTTTTCGATGAGAAAAGTTAAAAGTTATTTTCATTTAGATCCTGAGATAATATATTCTAAAAATGCAATAACCAATAATCAATTTAGAGGTATATTAGTAAAAACAGGTATTCAAAAATATATTTTGAGACAACCTGTTGATATGACAGTTGTACCAAATGCTAAAATGATAAACGATCTAGTCAAATACGTTAAAGATAATAGAATTGAAACACTAGTGCTAGTTGAACAATGGGCGGTAGTTGCTAAAGAGTTAAAAGAACAACTTCCAGCTACGAAATTGATTGCATGGCTGCATTTAAATGTGACAATATATGAATCGTTTTTATATGGTAAAAGTTATGCAAAATTAAAGAAAAGTTATGAGTATTGTGATTTAATATGTGTTTTAACTCAAGAAGATCGAGACACTTTAATTTCGAATGGGTTTGACAAAGTTAAAGTGATGCATAACCCACTGACAATTGAACAGCATAATGAGAAAGCAGATTTAGAGAGTAAGAAAATCAGTTTTGTAGGAAGAATTGATTACCACCATAAGGGCTTAGATTATTTGCTCGAAGTTGCTCAACAGATGAGTGATGAGTGGAGTATTGAGATTGCTGGGAAAGGGATGTTATTTGAAGAAAAACGTTTTTCCCGAGAAATCAAAAAAAAAGGCCTTGATAAAAAAATCCACTGGTATGGAGCAAAAACAGGAGAAGACTTAAAAAAACATTTCCAAGATAGTTCTATATTTATTAGCACAAGTCGTTTTGAAGGGTTTCCGTTAGTTTTTGCTGAAGCAATGAGCTTTGGCTTACCGGTATTGGCCATGAAAAATTCAGGATCAGAGGAAGTGCTGAACAAAGGAGAATATGGTATTTTAGTGGATCAAGGAGATACTTGTGACTTTACAAAAAAATTGAAACAACTTCAAGAGACAATGGATTTAAAAGTTAAATATGGAACACTTTCTAAGAAAAGATCAGAAATGTTTAGCATAGATAAAATTATTACTCTTTGGGAGGAAATACTTGATTACTAA
- a CDS encoding stealth conserved region 3 domain-containing protein produces the protein MKEKITDKIDFVVTYLDGADAEWIKEKAKYSGEAIEKTLNSEDRFRNLENFHYWFRAVEKYAPWVNKIHLITWGHVPEWLDIENPKLNIVNHEDYIEDKYLPTFNSNVIELNLDQIDELSEQFVNFNDDMFLCSETRAEDFFYQGQPRLQMMYMPIQAVEKFSSVLFNNTLVLNQLPYPKKVLNKKMYSTKNGLFSVLSNIYLTPLLKYFDKFMGFMPDHLPYALSKSSMKELKTKATEPFRETSNHKFRTVSDINIWLCQDYLRATGNFYPRNSFKFGKLIEVKRGVDYRSALFSKYKVVCINDSNCDISEFVDEKNTILKLLEEKFPEKSKFEK, from the coding sequence ATGAAAGAAAAGATAACAGATAAAATTGACTTCGTGGTAACTTATTTAGATGGTGCAGACGCGGAATGGATTAAAGAAAAAGCAAAGTATAGTGGGGAAGCTATAGAGAAAACCTTAAATTCAGAAGATAGGTTTAGAAATTTAGAAAATTTTCATTATTGGTTTAGAGCTGTTGAAAAATATGCACCGTGGGTCAATAAAATTCATTTAATAACATGGGGCCATGTACCAGAATGGTTAGATATTGAAAATCCAAAATTGAACATTGTAAACCATGAAGATTATATTGAAGATAAGTATCTTCCCACTTTCAATTCGAATGTTATTGAACTTAACTTAGATCAAATCGATGAGCTATCCGAGCAATTTGTTAACTTCAATGATGATATGTTTTTGTGTTCTGAAACGAGAGCTGAGGACTTTTTTTATCAAGGACAACCACGTTTGCAAATGATGTATATGCCTATTCAGGCTGTTGAAAAATTTAGCTCTGTTTTGTTTAATAATACTCTAGTCTTAAATCAATTGCCATACCCAAAGAAAGTGTTAAATAAAAAAATGTATTCAACAAAAAATGGCTTGTTTTCGGTTCTTTCGAATATTTACTTGACGCCATTGTTAAAGTATTTTGATAAATTTATGGGTTTCATGCCTGATCACTTACCTTATGCTCTTTCAAAAAGTTCAATGAAAGAACTAAAAACTAAAGCTACGGAACCTTTTAGGGAAACGAGTAATCATAAATTTAGAACAGTTAGTGATATCAATATCTGGTTATGCCAAGACTATCTTAGAGCAACGGGAAATTTTTACCCACGTAACTCTTTTAAATTTGGAAAACTTATAGAAGTGAAAAGAGGTGTAGATTATAGAAGTGCCCTTTTTTCCAAGTATAAAGTAGTGTGCATAAATGATTCCAACTGTGATATATCAGAATTTGTAGACGAAAAAAATACAATACTTAAGTTATTAGAAGAGAAATTTCCAGAGAAAAGTAAATTTGAAAAGTAA